The Argentina anserina chromosome 3, drPotAnse1.1, whole genome shotgun sequence genome includes a region encoding these proteins:
- the LOC126789498 gene encoding probable serine/threonine-protein kinase PBL23: MNCFSCCKLVKDDTPKFQVRKTGRRPYSNSVRALDSVFATLSFKSGSSRCRYLRNEILKVGSAKQIARLFTLNELDAATNGFNPACLLGEGGFGKVYKGYIDSTKQVVAVKKLDRKGLQGNREFCAEVVMLSLVRHPNLVNLVGYCTEGEHRLLVYEYMSNGSLENHLLDPSPNQQPLDWYTRMRIAEGAAKGLEYLHDVAKPAVIYRDFKASNILLDNQFTPRLSDFGLAKLGPTGDKSHVSTRVMGTYGYCAPEYACTGKLTKMSDVYSFGVVFLELITGRRAFDDEKPEEEQILVSWAQPLLRDRSKFALIADPLLKANYPLKGLHQALAIAAMCLNEEADCRPTMSDVVLALEHLSKPRDEVVFDDESKHSSHGQVTNVQSLKRRSFKAELDL, from the exons TGCAAGCTGGTGAAGGATGATACTCCGAAATTTCAAGTCAGAAAGACCGGCCGAAGGCCATATTCTAATAGTGTTAGGGCATTGGACTCCGTGTTTGCAACACTCTCCTTTAAGTCAG GTAGTAGCAGGTGCAGATATTTACGCAATGAGATACTCAAGGTCGGAAGTGCAAAACAAATCGCTCGGCTTTTTACGTTGAATGAGCTTGATGCTGCAACTAATGGCTTCAACCCTGCTTGTTTGCTTGGGGAAGGAGGATTTGGGAAAGTGTACAAAGGGTACATAGATAGCACCAAACAG GTTGTGGCGGTTAAGAAACTCGACAGGAAAGGATTGCAAGGAAATAGAGAGTTCTGTGCTGAAGTTGTCATGTTGAGTCTGGTTCGACACCCAAACCTTGTCAATCTAGTAGGGTACTGCACCGAAGGAGAACACAGACTTTTGGTGTATGAATATATGTCCAATGGATCTTTGGAGAATCACCTTCTAG ACCCAAGTCCAAATCAGCAGCCTCTTGATTGGTACACTAGGATGAGAATAGCTGAAGGAGCAGCTAAAGGACTTGAGTACCTGCATGATGTTGCCAAACCGGCAGTGATTTATCGCGATTTTAAAGCATCAAACATATTGTTGGATAACCAATTCACTCCGAGACTGTCTGATTTTGGACTTGCTAAGTTAGGTCCAACCGGAGACAAGTCCCATGTGTCTACAAGGGTGATGGGAACTTATGGCTATTGTGCACCAGAGTATGCTTGCACAGGAAAGCTCACAAAAATGTCTGATGTCTACAGTTTTGGGGTTGTCTTTCTTGAGTTAATCACAGGACGAAGAGCTTTCGATGATGAAAAACCAGAGGAAGAGCAGATCCTAGTCAGTTGG GCACAACCGCTGTTGAGGGATAGAAGCAAATTTGCATTAATAGCTGATCCGTTGCTTAAGGCGAACTATCCGCTTAAGGGTTTGCATCAAGCTCTTGCAATTGCAGCAATGTGTCTTAATGAGGAAGCTGATTGCCGACCTACCATGTCTGATGTTGTACTTGCTCTCGAGCATTTATCCAAGCCAAGAGATGAAGTTGTCTTTGATGATGAATCAAAACACAGCAGCCATGGTCAGGTGACCAATGTCCAATCTCTAAAACGAAGGAGTTTTAAAGCAGAGCTAGATCTATAG
- the LOC126786322 gene encoding uncharacterized protein LOC126786322: MAAAAPVAIGTRGTMGSLVRREIEYFGKVELDRRGSSVKPRGKMVEMSPRNCNSSKPSFWFLRMTWKWKRQRAGSSRGFLSSVCSAAEVVESNRLNGTPGFNYMNLKDDINTLNI; this comes from the coding sequence ATGGCTGCAGCAGCTCCGGTTGCAATAGGCACGCGAGGCACCATGGGATCTCTTGTGAGGAGGGAGATTGAGTACTTTGGCAAGGTTGAGCTTGACCGGCGTGGAAGCTCAGTGAAGCCTCGGGGAAAAATGGTGGAGATGAGTCCCAGGAATTGTAATTCTAGCAAGCCTAGTTTCTGGTTCTTAAGGATGACATGGAAATGGAAGAGGCAAAGAGCTGGAAGCAGCAGAGGGTTCTTATCAAGCGTATGTTCTGCAGCTGAAGTTGTCGAAAGCAATCGGCTGAATGGCACTCCTGGGTTCAATTACATGAACCTCAAGGATGATATTAACACCTTGAACATTTAG